From one Anopheles cruzii chromosome 3, idAnoCruzAS_RS32_06, whole genome shotgun sequence genomic stretch:
- the LOC128272540 gene encoding caspase-like, whose product MFGKRKDSNDGKRMPSATGHVPSVENGPSRPAYVIERYAAYYPMNNRRRGMALIFSHYKFAVQHQNLPAREGNEVDCKRLTETLQMFGFDVHIYRDHKLEEIKAVTRKVSQMDHKDNDCLLVAVLTHGEDGDIVFAHDCAYQFPVIWSQFTADSCPSLAGRPKIFLIQACRGTHLETGVKVQRDGIARYSIPTHADFLFAYATIPGFMAFRNTSDGSWFISELCNEMRDNGHKYDFLTLLTFVAQKVAFEHESVSNHQEFNMRKQMPCIVSMLTRVLLFNSV is encoded by the exons ATGTTCGGGAAGAGGAAAGACAGCAACGATGGAAAGCGGATGCCATCGGCGACGGGCCATGTTCCGTCCGTTGAGAATGGACCAAGCCGGCCAGCTTACGTCATCGAGCGATATGCCGCGTATTACCCCATGAATAACCGGCGCCGTGGAATGGCCCTCATCTTTTCGCACTACAAGTTCGCCGTCCAGCACCAAAATCTCCCTGCTCGCGAAGGCAATGAGGTGGACTGTAAGCGGCTGACCGAGACACTGCAGATGTTCGGCTTCGACGTGCACATCTACCGGGACCACAAGCTGGAGGAAATCAAAGCCGTAACGAGAAAGG TGTCGCAGATGGATCACAAGGATAACGATTGCTTGCTGGTGGCCGTTCTGACACACGGCGAAGACGGGGACATCGTTTTCGCACACGACTGTGCGTACCAGTTTCCCGTCATCTGGAGCCAGTTCACGGCAGACAGCTGTCCTTCGCTGGCCGGGAGGCCGAAAATTTTCCTCATTCAAGCGTGTCGCGGAACGCATCTGGAAACTGGCGTGAAGGTGCAACGCGATGGCATCGCCCGGTACAGCATCCCGACGCACGCTGATTTTCTGTTTGCGTACGCCACCATCCCGGGTTTTATGGCGTTCCGCAACACGAGCGACGGCTCGTGGTTCATCAGCGAACTGTGCAATGAGATGCGCGACAATGGCCACAAGTACGACTTCCTTACGCTGCTCACATTTGTCGCCCAGAAGGTTGCCTTCGAGCACGAATCGGTCTCCAATCACCAGGAGTTCAATATGCGTAAACAGATGCCGTGCATAGTGTCGATGCTGACGCGAGTGCTCCTGTTTAACTCGGTTTAG
- the LOC128273900 gene encoding voltage-dependent anion-selective channel-like isoform X2: MAPPSYSDLGKQARDVFSKGYHFGLWKLDVKTKTNSGVEFSTSGHSNQDTGKVFGSLETKYKVKEYGLNFSEKWNTDNTLTSEVSVENQLVKGLKVSFDGMFVPHTGSKTGRFKTAYTHDRVRVDADFNVDLSGPLVNASGVASYQGWLAGYQVAFDSQKSKITANNFAVGYSAGDFVLHTNVNDGREFGGLIYQRCNDRLETAVQLSWASGSNATKFGLGAKYDLDKDACVRAKVNNQSQIGLGYQQKLRDGVTLTLSTLVDGKNFNAGGHKLGIALELEA; encoded by the exons ATGGCACCACCATCGTACTCCGATCTTGGCAAGCAGGCGCGCGATGTCTTCAGCAAAGGCTACCACTTCGGTCTGTGGAAGCTGGACGTCAAGACGAAGACCAACTCGGGCGTGGAGTTCAGCACGAGCGGCCACTCGAACCAAGACACCGGCAAGGTGTTCGGCTCGCTCGAGACCAAGTACAAGGTGAAGGAGTACGGGCTGAACTTCTCGGAGAAGTGGAACACAGACAACACGCTCACTTCGGAGGTATCGGTAGAGAATCAGCTGGTGAAGGGCCTGAAGGTGTCCTTCGATGGCATGTTCGTGCCACACACCGG AAGCAAAACGGGACGCTTCAAGACTGCCTACACGCACGATCGTGTCCGCGTTGACGCTGACTTTAACGTCGACCTGAGCGGTCCGCTCGTCAATGCGTCCGGCGTCGCCAGCTACCAGGGCTGGTTGGCCGGTTACCAGGTTGCATTTGACTCGCAGAAGTCGAAAATTACCGCCAACAATTTCGCTGTCGGCTACTCGGCCGGCGACTTTGTGCTGCACACCAATGT CAACGACGGGCGCGAGTTCGGTGGTCTGATCTATCAGCGGTGCAACGATCGTCTGGAGACCGCCGTTCAGCTATCGTGGGCTAGTGGCTCGAACGCGACCAAGTTCGGTCTGGGTGCCAAGTACGATCTGGACAAGGATGCTTGCGTGCGCGCCAAGGTCAACAACCAGAGCCAGATTGGTCTCGGCTATCAGCAGAAGCTGCGTGATG GAGTCACATTGACTTTGTCTACGCTGGTCGATGGCAAGAACTTCAACGCTGGTGGCCACAAGCTCGGTATCGCTCTGGAGCTGGAGGCTTAA
- the LOC128275262 gene encoding uncharacterized protein LOC128275262 isoform X2, with product MDRSGASSGVGEPTDRSASPNDATGRGTGSNGTVTAVPVDATVPTNWVKFEEEGNPDSRSKSPSPSLPAPSSVSKQNATTSATRPASTTEVAPPAVLPTETVHVNLDVRSPSTTPKQQPQTSQSSGHGGGVASSPVSSGLNKTSQPAVIDIPKQSVNVVQPIQSMRTIELSTGRVREGFANGDVIVTLLPTNTRWPWITPAVFRPELVPEELMAQGLTLTVEEYVHAMETLVNDYRFTLYNICYKRVLIVWIVFAFVVLIGLLFSGIYGITLFSLGVAWLFLNAGAIFLCMWVKLKLARGLERCMARVNKQLIRHKILLALDDRGHISCHKVNLCFLYFEPSQCISYLNEFIERSEQNGNTIEPGWESRLDVTTNDIVIQGANTTRLSRKQERGMLLLLRYASRWGNEAIRGLIDVTQHEPARHCRQYQCPCQYVEHHLKCKPRGKLRIFHLFYWLTASEQYG from the exons aTGGACCGATCCGGTGCTTCGAGTGGTGTTGGTGAACCGACTGACCGCAGTGCGTCACCGAACGATGCAACCGGAAGGGGCACCGGAAGCAATGGAACGGTCACCGCCGTTCCCGTAGACGCCACGGTTCCCACCAACTGGGTGAAGTTCGAGGAGGAAGGCAACCCCGACAGCAGAAgcaag TCACCTTCGCCCTCGCTACCGGCACCTTCGTCGGTCAGTAAGCAAAATGCGACCACGTCCGCCACCCGCCCAGCAAGCACAACGGAAGTGGCCCCACCGGCCGTCCTGCCCACGGAGACGGTCCACGTGAATCTCGACGTGCGCTCACCGAGCACAACACCaaagcagcagccgcaaacATCACAGTCCTcgggccacggcggcggcgtggcaTCATCGCCCGTCTCGAGTGGACTGAACAAAACATCACAACCGGCCGTTATCGACATTCCGAAGCAATCGGTGAACGTGGTGCAGCCGATACAGTCCATGCGCACGATCGAACTGTCCACGGGGCGTGTTCGGGAAGGGTTCG CGAATGGTGACGTCATCGTTACGTTGCTGCCCACGAACACCCGATGGCCGTGGATCACTCCGGCCGTGTTCCGGCCCGAGCTCGTACCGGAGGAATTGATGGCTCAGGGGCTCACG CTCACGGTCGAGGAGTATGTGCACGCAATGGAAACGCTGGTCAACGACTATCGCTTCACGCTGTACAATATCTGCTACAAGCGTGTGCTGATCGTGTGGATCGTGTTTGCGTTCGTCGTCCTGATCGGGCTGCTGTTTTCCGGTATCTACGGCATCACGCTGTTCTCGCTCGGCGTCGCGTGGCTGTTCTTGAACGCGGGCGCCATCTTCCTGTGCATGTGGGTCAAGCTGAAGCTGGCGCGCGGCCTCGAACGGTGTATGGCCCGCGTCAACAAGCAGCTGATCCGGCACAAGATACTGCTGGCGCTCGACGATCGTGGCCACATCTCGTGCCACAAGGTCAACCTCTGCTTTCTGTACTTCGAACCATCGCAGTGCATCAGCTACCTGAACGAGTTTATTGAGCGAAGCGAACAGAACGGTAACACGATTGAACCGGGCTGGGAAAGCCGGCTCGATGTGACCACGAACGATATCGTGATCCAGGGTGCCAACACGACGCGGCTCTCGCGGAAGCAG GAACGTggaatgttgctgctgctgcgctacGCATCCCGCTGGGGCAATGAAGCGATACGGGGCCTGATCGACGTTACGCAGCACGAACCGGCCCGC
- the LOC128272765 gene encoding COP9 signalosome complex subunit 4, translated as MAVSLSALRNRLVVLATSSGIHKEQADKYRQLLDQILLNTGEELVDTLKLFIEAILNEHVSLVISRQILSDVSVQLTKLPDEISKSVSHFTLDKVQPRVISFEEQVASIRQHLAQIYERNQNWKEAANVLGGIPLETGQKPYSLDYKLETYLKIARLFLEDEDPVQAESFINRASILQADTKDEKLQILYKVCYARVLDYRRKFIEAAQRYNELSYRTIVDESERMTALKKALICTVLASAGQQRSRMLATLFKDERCQHLPAYAILEKMYLDRIIRRSELQEFEALLQLHQKASTLDGSSILDRAVFEHNLLSASKLYNNITFEELGALLEIPPPKAERIASQMITEGRMNGYIDQIDGVVHFETREVLPQWDRQIQSICYQVNGLIEKIGAAEAEWLSKTMEEDMCP; from the exons ATGGCCGTATCGCTTAGCGCCCTTCGCAATCgattggtggtgctggccacCTCGTCCGGTATTCACAAAGAGCAAGCCGATAAGTATCGTCAGTTGCTCGACCAGATACTGCTGAACACCGGCGAGGAACTAGTGGACACACTGAAGCTGTTCATCGAAGCCA TCCTGAATGAGCACGTAAGTCTGGTCATCTCGCGCCAGATACTGTCGGACGTAAGCGTCCAGCTGACGAAGCTACCGGACGAGATCTCCAAGTCGGTGTCGCACTTTACGCTGGACAAGGTACAACCGCGGGTCATTTCGTTCGAGGAGCAGGTTGCCAGTATCCGGCAACACTTGGCACAGATCTACGAGCGCAATCAAAACTGGAAGGAAGCTGCCAACGTACTCGGTGGAATCCCCCTGGAGACGGGACAAAA ACCGTACTCGTTGGACTACAAGCTTGAAACGTACTTGAAGATCGCCCGGCTGTTCCTGGAGGACGAAGATCCGGTTCAGGCGGAATCGTTTATCAACCGGGCGTCGATCCTGCAGGCCGACACCAAAGACGAGAAGCTGCAGATCCTCTACAAGGTGTGCTACGCCCGCGTCCTGGACTATCGGCGCAAGTTTATCGAGGCCGCCCAGCGCTATAACGAGCTCTCGTACCGGACGATCGTCGACGAGAGCGAACGTATGACGGCACTGAAGAAGGCCCTTATCTGTACCGTGTTGGCATCGGCAGGCCAGCAGCGATCGCGCATGTTGGCCACACTGTTCAAAGACGAACGCTGCCAGCATCTACCGGCGTACGCGATCCTCGAGAAGATGTACCTTGATCGGATCATCCGACGGTCGGAGTTGCAAGAGTTCGAAGCGCTGTTGCAACTGCACCAGAAAGCGAGCACACTCGACGGTTCGTCCATCCTTGACCGGGCGGTGTTCGAGCACAACCTACTGTCGGCCAGCAAGCTGTACAACAACATCACGTTCGAGGAGCTCGGTGCACTGCTGGAGATTCCTCCGCCCAAGGCGGAACGCATCGCTAGCCAGATGATTACCGAGGGCCGCATGAATGGATACATCGATCAGATCGACGGCGTGGTACACTTTGAGA CCCGCGAAGTGTTGCCACAGTGGGACAGACAAATTCAAAGCATCTGCTACCAGGTGAATGGACTGATTGAAAAGATTGGCGCAGCCGAAGCGGAATGGCTGAGCAAAACGATGGAGGAAGACATGTGCCCTTGA
- the LOC128273900 gene encoding voltage-dependent anion-selective channel-like isoform X1 → MAPPSYSDLGKQARDVFSKGYHFGLWKLDVKTKTNSGVEFSTSGHSNQDTGKVFGSLETKYKVKEYGLNFSEKWNTDNTLTSEVSVENQLVKGLKVSFDGMFVPHTGYVRRERGGRRLSCGFSFKYRHKLATSGNNEPVITLSYRSKTGRFKTAYTHDRVRVDADFNVDLSGPLVNASGVASYQGWLAGYQVAFDSQKSKITANNFAVGYSAGDFVLHTNVNDGREFGGLIYQRCNDRLETAVQLSWASGSNATKFGLGAKYDLDKDACVRAKVNNQSQIGLGYQQKLRDGVTLTLSTLVDGKNFNAGGHKLGIALELEA, encoded by the exons ATGGCACCACCATCGTACTCCGATCTTGGCAAGCAGGCGCGCGATGTCTTCAGCAAAGGCTACCACTTCGGTCTGTGGAAGCTGGACGTCAAGACGAAGACCAACTCGGGCGTGGAGTTCAGCACGAGCGGCCACTCGAACCAAGACACCGGCAAGGTGTTCGGCTCGCTCGAGACCAAGTACAAGGTGAAGGAGTACGGGCTGAACTTCTCGGAGAAGTGGAACACAGACAACACGCTCACTTCGGAGGTATCGGTAGAGAATCAGCTGGTGAAGGGCCTGAAGGTGTCCTTCGATGGCATGTTCGTGCCACACACCGGGTACGTGCGAAGGGAACGCGGTGGTCGCCGGCTGAGCTGCGGCTTTTCCTTCAAGTATCGCCACAAACTGGCCACGTCCGGTAATAACGAACCCGTTATCACTCTGTCTTACAGAAGCAAAACGGGACGCTTCAAGACTGCCTACACGCACGATCGTGTCCGCGTTGACGCTGACTTTAACGTCGACCTGAGCGGTCCGCTCGTCAATGCGTCCGGCGTCGCCAGCTACCAGGGCTGGTTGGCCGGTTACCAGGTTGCATTTGACTCGCAGAAGTCGAAAATTACCGCCAACAATTTCGCTGTCGGCTACTCGGCCGGCGACTTTGTGCTGCACACCAATGT CAACGACGGGCGCGAGTTCGGTGGTCTGATCTATCAGCGGTGCAACGATCGTCTGGAGACCGCCGTTCAGCTATCGTGGGCTAGTGGCTCGAACGCGACCAAGTTCGGTCTGGGTGCCAAGTACGATCTGGACAAGGATGCTTGCGTGCGCGCCAAGGTCAACAACCAGAGCCAGATTGGTCTCGGCTATCAGCAGAAGCTGCGTGATG GAGTCACATTGACTTTGTCTACGCTGGTCGATGGCAAGAACTTCAACGCTGGTGGCCACAAGCTCGGTATCGCTCTGGAGCTGGAGGCTTAA
- the LOC128275262 gene encoding uncharacterized protein LOC128275262 isoform X3: protein MDRSGASSGVGEPTDRSASPNDATGRGTGSNGTVTAVPVDATVPTNWVKFEEEGNPDSRSKSPSPSLPAPSSVSKQNATTSATRPASTTEVAPPAVLPTETVHVNLDVRSPSTTPKQQPQTSQSSGHGGGVASSPVSSGLNKTSQPAVIDIPKQSVNVVQPIQSMRTIELSTGRVREGFANGDVIVTLLPTNTRWPWITPAVFRPELVPEELMAQGLTLTVEEYVHAMETLVNDYRFTLYNICYKRVLIVWIVFAFVVLIGLLFSGIYGITLFSLGVAWLFLNAGAIFLCMWVKLKLARGLERCMARVNKQLIRHKILLALDDRGHISCHKVNLCFLYFEPSQCISYLNEFIERSEQNGNTIEPGWESRLDVTTNDIVIQGANTTRLSRKQERGMLLLLRYASRWGNEAIRGLIDVTQHEPARHCRQYQCPCQYVEHHLKCKPRGYPWKWLSPICGQVYPNN from the exons aTGGACCGATCCGGTGCTTCGAGTGGTGTTGGTGAACCGACTGACCGCAGTGCGTCACCGAACGATGCAACCGGAAGGGGCACCGGAAGCAATGGAACGGTCACCGCCGTTCCCGTAGACGCCACGGTTCCCACCAACTGGGTGAAGTTCGAGGAGGAAGGCAACCCCGACAGCAGAAgcaag TCACCTTCGCCCTCGCTACCGGCACCTTCGTCGGTCAGTAAGCAAAATGCGACCACGTCCGCCACCCGCCCAGCAAGCACAACGGAAGTGGCCCCACCGGCCGTCCTGCCCACGGAGACGGTCCACGTGAATCTCGACGTGCGCTCACCGAGCACAACACCaaagcagcagccgcaaacATCACAGTCCTcgggccacggcggcggcgtggcaTCATCGCCCGTCTCGAGTGGACTGAACAAAACATCACAACCGGCCGTTATCGACATTCCGAAGCAATCGGTGAACGTGGTGCAGCCGATACAGTCCATGCGCACGATCGAACTGTCCACGGGGCGTGTTCGGGAAGGGTTCG CGAATGGTGACGTCATCGTTACGTTGCTGCCCACGAACACCCGATGGCCGTGGATCACTCCGGCCGTGTTCCGGCCCGAGCTCGTACCGGAGGAATTGATGGCTCAGGGGCTCACG CTCACGGTCGAGGAGTATGTGCACGCAATGGAAACGCTGGTCAACGACTATCGCTTCACGCTGTACAATATCTGCTACAAGCGTGTGCTGATCGTGTGGATCGTGTTTGCGTTCGTCGTCCTGATCGGGCTGCTGTTTTCCGGTATCTACGGCATCACGCTGTTCTCGCTCGGCGTCGCGTGGCTGTTCTTGAACGCGGGCGCCATCTTCCTGTGCATGTGGGTCAAGCTGAAGCTGGCGCGCGGCCTCGAACGGTGTATGGCCCGCGTCAACAAGCAGCTGATCCGGCACAAGATACTGCTGGCGCTCGACGATCGTGGCCACATCTCGTGCCACAAGGTCAACCTCTGCTTTCTGTACTTCGAACCATCGCAGTGCATCAGCTACCTGAACGAGTTTATTGAGCGAAGCGAACAGAACGGTAACACGATTGAACCGGGCTGGGAAAGCCGGCTCGATGTGACCACGAACGATATCGTGATCCAGGGTGCCAACACGACGCGGCTCTCGCGGAAGCAG GAACGTggaatgttgctgctgctgcgctacGCATCCCGCTGGGGCAATGAAGCGATACGGGGCCTGATCGACGTTACGCAGCACGAACCGGCCCGC
- the LOC128275262 gene encoding uncharacterized protein LOC128275262 isoform X1, producing the protein MDRSGASSGVGEPTDRSASPNDATGRGTGSNGTVTAVPVDATVPTNWVKFEEEGNPDSRSKSPSPSLPAPSSVSKQNATTSATRPASTTEVAPPAVLPTETVHVNLDVRSPSTTPKQQPQTSQSSGHGGGVASSPVSSGLNKTSQPAVIDIPKQSVNVVQPIQSMRTIELSTGRVREGFANGDVIVTLLPTNTRWPWITPAVFRPELVPEELMAQGLTLTVEEYVHAMETLVNDYRFTLYNICYKRVLIVWIVFAFVVLIGLLFSGIYGITLFSLGVAWLFLNAGAIFLCMWVKLKLARGLERCMARVNKQLIRHKILLALDDRGHISCHKVNLCFLYFEPSQCISYLNEFIERSEQNGNTIEPGWESRLDVTTNDIVIQGANTTRLSRKQGRAEGIFLRYLQRWAKDYLRRRLDWTIEENAIVSAPRHLPTAYCPCQYAEELMLQKKPKDDPRLCCASVRQLMARVGFHV; encoded by the exons aTGGACCGATCCGGTGCTTCGAGTGGTGTTGGTGAACCGACTGACCGCAGTGCGTCACCGAACGATGCAACCGGAAGGGGCACCGGAAGCAATGGAACGGTCACCGCCGTTCCCGTAGACGCCACGGTTCCCACCAACTGGGTGAAGTTCGAGGAGGAAGGCAACCCCGACAGCAGAAgcaag TCACCTTCGCCCTCGCTACCGGCACCTTCGTCGGTCAGTAAGCAAAATGCGACCACGTCCGCCACCCGCCCAGCAAGCACAACGGAAGTGGCCCCACCGGCCGTCCTGCCCACGGAGACGGTCCACGTGAATCTCGACGTGCGCTCACCGAGCACAACACCaaagcagcagccgcaaacATCACAGTCCTcgggccacggcggcggcgtggcaTCATCGCCCGTCTCGAGTGGACTGAACAAAACATCACAACCGGCCGTTATCGACATTCCGAAGCAATCGGTGAACGTGGTGCAGCCGATACAGTCCATGCGCACGATCGAACTGTCCACGGGGCGTGTTCGGGAAGGGTTCG CGAATGGTGACGTCATCGTTACGTTGCTGCCCACGAACACCCGATGGCCGTGGATCACTCCGGCCGTGTTCCGGCCCGAGCTCGTACCGGAGGAATTGATGGCTCAGGGGCTCACG CTCACGGTCGAGGAGTATGTGCACGCAATGGAAACGCTGGTCAACGACTATCGCTTCACGCTGTACAATATCTGCTACAAGCGTGTGCTGATCGTGTGGATCGTGTTTGCGTTCGTCGTCCTGATCGGGCTGCTGTTTTCCGGTATCTACGGCATCACGCTGTTCTCGCTCGGCGTCGCGTGGCTGTTCTTGAACGCGGGCGCCATCTTCCTGTGCATGTGGGTCAAGCTGAAGCTGGCGCGCGGCCTCGAACGGTGTATGGCCCGCGTCAACAAGCAGCTGATCCGGCACAAGATACTGCTGGCGCTCGACGATCGTGGCCACATCTCGTGCCACAAGGTCAACCTCTGCTTTCTGTACTTCGAACCATCGCAGTGCATCAGCTACCTGAACGAGTTTATTGAGCGAAGCGAACAGAACGGTAACACGATTGAACCGGGCTGGGAAAGCCGGCTCGATGTGACCACGAACGATATCGTGATCCAGGGTGCCAACACGACGCGGCTCTCGCGGAAGCAG ggaAGAGCGGAAGGCATCTTCTTGCGGTATCTGCAGCGTTGGGCCAAGGATTACCTGCGCCGGCGGTTGGACTGGACGATCGAGGAGAACGCCATCGTGTCCGCTCCGCGCCACTTGCCAACGGCTTACTGTCCCTGCCAGTACGCGGAGGAGCTGATGCTGCAGAAGAAACCCAAGGACGATCCGCGGCTCTGCTGTGCCTCCGTGCGTCAGCTGATGGCACGGGTTGGGTTTCACGTCTAA
- the LOC128271112 gene encoding uncharacterized protein LOC128271112 encodes MEAVRYFRPFFDLFYHYRIEGRHFKINAPQHKLFIVKSVVILALCVLAAFWAPSFSDQIIPNRSCINRIINWLCLGSALATSFMVTWESLVSSKEEARIWDTFNGIENMLLVGDDFAEEAIFRRFSRMYSVMFYAWLVQIVLVVWLMLMDSGMEIENLRYFILIFEILSTVDSVKMLQIVLYVRILTAYVQLLANKIKHVTACVNQEVGESTEYIHEQLRLVSKCYFACMKVFGMMQDQFGWSLSFMCFKYSVALWNEIYWTVYRSVLDRSFRWYCLNIVPYHFAFIYFTWACEQFYAEIHSLSRLIYTIDVGKVETSVRVRIQQLQLLLDYKILFFHTFGICLVSYKLIVQYFISGITKVSFIAQILIDFTYD; translated from the exons ATGGAAGCCGTTCGGTATTTTCGACCGTTTTTCGACCTCTTCTATCACTACCGGATTGAAGGACGACATTTCAAAATCAACGCACCGCAACATAAATTGTTTATCGTGAAATCGGTGGTGATACTAGCGCTGTGCGTGTTGGCAGCATTTTGGGCTCCATCGTTTTCCGATCAAATTATTCCCAACCGAAGCTGCATCAATCGAATAATCAATTGGCTTTGCCTGGGTTCGGCGCTTGCCACCAGCTTCATGGTAACGTGGGAAAGTTTGGTCTCTAGCAAGGAGGAAGCCCGCATATGGGACACCTTTAACGGAATCGAAAATATGCTGCTTGTGGGTGACGATTTTGCGGAGGAAGCTATTTTTCGTCGTTTCAGCCGCATGTACAGTGTAATGTTTTATGCGTGGTTGGTACAGATCGTGCTCGTCGTGTGGTTGATGCTAATGGATAGTGGAATGGAGATTGAAAACCTGCGCTACTTTATACTCATTTTCGAAATCCTGAGCACAGTCGATAGTGTGAAAATGCTGCAGATTGTACTGTACGTGCGCATTTTGACCGCGTATGTGCAGTTACTGgccaacaaaattaaacacgTGACAGCATGCGTAAATCAGGAAGTCGGTGAAAGTACAGAATACATTCACGAGCAGTTGCGCCTGGTGAGCAAGTGCTATTTTGCGTGCATGAAGGTGTTCGGCATGATGCAGGATCAATTCGGTTGGAGTCTTTCCTTTATGTGTTTCAAGTACAGCGTAGCCTTGTGGAACGAAATCTATTGGACCGTTTATCGTTCCGTCCTGGACCGCTCGTTCCGAT GGTACTGTCTCAATATTGTTCCTTACCATTTCGCATTCATATACTTTACCTGGGCTTGTGAGCAGTTCTATGCCGAGATCCACAGTTTATCGCGCCTGATTTACACGATAGACGTGGGCAAAGTAGAAACGTCCGTCCGTGTGAGGATTCAACAGCTACAACTACTGCTAGACTACAAGATTCTTTTCTTTCACACATTTGGCATATGTCTCGTGTCGTACAAACTAATCGTTCAG TACTTTATTTCCGGAATAACGAAGGTTTCTTTTATTGCACAAATTCTAATCGATTTCACCTACGACTGA